From Quercus robur chromosome 8, dhQueRobu3.1, whole genome shotgun sequence:
aagaaagaagggaaaccTAAACCTAAGGCACCTCACCTGGCTCTCCCTCTAGGACTGGGTAGTGAAGACCGTTGTGCCAATCCCCTGAGGCTATTAGGAAATCATCCTTCGTACCCTTGTTGGATTTAGGGAGGCACGAAACAATCCTAATCACCGAGGATCTAGACTTAAGGTAGTATCCGAGATCTCCAAGCAAGTGGCACTCGTACATCCAGACGACGTCGTGCCAAGTGAGGTTTAGCCCCATGTGCTCGTTGCGAGCATCTacacaacccagaatcctaaagAGGTTAGGCGTACACTGATGGGGACACAACCTATGAGCAATTAGGTAGTCTTGGGTTACCCAACCCATAGGaagtgtcattcctccttctatgaaAGCTATCATAGGAATGACAACCTCCCTTTCGTTTCTATCTGTAACCACTCGATTTGGAGCATAATACAACAAGGCTACTCCTTATGGAATGTGGTACTTAGCCCTGAAGCCCTCTATACCGGCGGAAGAGTCTACAAGATGCTTAAATCTACCCATCTAGGCATGCTAAAGGGGTATGAAAGAAATTTTCAAGGAAAGGAAACAGAATAGAAGGCTGAGGAGAAAAGAACCTAAAGAAGAAGGAACTTACGAGAATAAACACGTGTGTTGATTCCTGAACTTCTtgaagattaaaattttttttttagaaaaggaCTTGGAAGATTTAGAAACTTGGGAAACCTTGAAAGTTTTGAGAGTTTGGAACTTTTGGAGAGCTTGAGAATTTGTAAAATGAGGAGAAATAACTCCCTCTTAGGCGCCTTATATAAAAGGTGGAATAGAGTGAGAGTTATCCTACCCAAAATTCGAGGATAAACACCAGCCATAGGATCTACATCTCACCGTAGGATGCAGGGAACAAAACGCCGCCTGGAGCATTTAATGAGACATCACGGATTTCAAAGCGTCAGGAACAATTACGAGACAAGCGAAGTGATACTATCATGTGTGGAAAGCAGAGAAACAAATGGATTTCATTCTCCAAAgtcaaaaccccatttttctcctcgaataggaggaaaaaaccggaattttgaggggctattgtggggacaAAGGGCCCAAAAATATATGTTGGGCCTTGGGTATGGCTGAAGAGGCTCAGTGGTCCAAGGACAGATCAACAGTAGGGAAGATATAAGACTTTGAACTTCACGAGTAAGTTATGACTATAAAAGATGGGGTAAGTATGCCGAGGAGGAGCATCTCCTCAGCTAATGAAGTGGAGGTCAAAAGGTGTGTTATGTTGTCCAAGGTGACGTTCTAGAAAGTTTTATTGATGAGGATACGCTTTGTGAACGTATAGGACAAATAGGAGCtgggaaatatctaagggaaagttACTACCATCGTATTGAATGCTCTGTAACTaactttctggccgcattaatgaggaagtgatacctgaacagtagtttttagccttacaactactacTCAGAGACTTCAGGATGGGGCTGACGTGATAGGGATCAACACCAACAATTTAATCTATACGTGGAGGGCAAAGATGAAGACAAatggataatataaaataggAAGAAGGCAATGAGAGTTGCGATcgagaaattgagagaaaaacactgtagcaatcaaaagttgaacttgtaatcaaacttgagaagAAATAAATAAGAACTGATATCCTCGGATTGTGCTgaggatgatgttctttaagtTAAACCAGCCTATCTTCATTTTCTGGTCATCTGGATCCACCTTGCTTGTTGTCTAACTCGTTAAAGCCCAGtcttccaacccactctctacaaattcattgtattgggctctttggaccTAATTGCATAGTTTCTTTGGGTTTGAGAGCCAAATTGTGTCATGAGTCCCCTTACCACAATATTATTCACTTTTTTAGCAATATATTAGGCCACATATTTTAGCTTCAACATTAAACTTTcataagcacaaaaaaaaagaaaaaaaaaacttaaaactggATCTGGGGACAAAAAAAGGCCAACATACTGGACAAAAGCCCAtgtgcacttgcacatgggcaTCTTGTTCAATAAACAAATCAGACTCCCCCTCCCCCTTAACAGTTTTCTCCCCATTTTGGGGggaaaactttttggtgagCTCGGTGAGTAAACACCCAAGCTCCACCCTTTCTTTTCCCTCTCTCcttcccaaccaaacaccctccaaaaagggttttttttttttttttcatcctccctaaaatccctctaccaaacacacccttagtgtTCTTGTTGTACCTTTGCCTCTATTTCACCTCTACTTCTCCTTATATTTATATTACATCATTGTCGTCATGCACTTGTTCTTTGATCTCTCTTTGCCTTACTCAACCAAGAACTTGCTCATGCCTGAATGGCTCAAGCTCAGTTACTAATTGATGCCTTTAACCACAACTTCTTCATCTTTTATCTTTTCTCCAATCTCCACCATCCAACCAAATGAAGCATTGACTATTCTTTCTTTTAGGCCGTGTTTGGTTtgacagaaaatattttccaactataaaataattgtCAAATACTTACTTCTCAAGGCGTGGTGTCTTCACTCTCCATGTGtaacctttttaattttaattttttaaaaattaaacacttAGTCTTAGATTGGTTATGACCAAATATTGGTGTTGTAGTTTAGTCCTTTTAAGTAATTTGCACCTGAAACAATAGTTTTAGACAAGCATTCTCCAAATACTCATTTGACAAAAATACCACATTTCTCATGAGTTTGAACAAACACTtatatgtaattaaaaaaaaaaaatgttcttctACAAATAGACCCAATGAATAGAGATGATTTGATACAACCTTTTACtatctcaaaattaaaattgactGCTAGATTTTATAGTTTATACTGGGTTAttcttttcactattttttttcttaatgaaacgttgaaaattattttaattaggaTTTTAGATTTTCAATTACAGTGATggaatcaatttattttttacaagcAATGCATCTATACATTCCAAGACCTCCCTTTATTacttacaaaaatcaaaatatgggTTTAATCAAAGGGTGGTCTCATAAGCCTCTCCTACATTATTGGCGTGCATTGATCATATGGGGATTGGGTTTAAGGTACTTTTCAACCTAATCTAAACCCTTTGAGTTTTTAAATCCCCAACCCTACATAACATGAAGTGATTGGGTTAAGTTGTGTCATTTTTAGTTGTGACAATTTTCTTATGTCtctgggttctagttagctcaactaataaAGGATTTTATGGTTGTATAAGTGATATGGGGTTtaatccccacctacaccaaaaactaattggtgtcttgctctgataataaaaagttattatcagGAACGgacaccataggttgaaactctaaaaaaaaaaaaaaaatttcttatgcCTAATAAAACAGAAggaaataaatttaatgaacaaatttaaaaagcatataatttttaaaatattaatagaatGGATTGGGTCCATCACTTGGTTAAAAATCTCGCCAACCTAAACTTGAGCTTCAAAAGATTTACTATCAATTCAATTCATCAACCCTTGAAAAATTAACCCGAGTGTCGGTAGGATTTGATTACATCGAAATTTATCGAGTCGGCGGGTTGAAAGCAGGCCCCTTCAAAAGTCTGCTTCATAATAAAACGAATAATAGCAACCCCACATATTAATTCTTTATCCATTTGTCATCCCCACTAGTGTCCGAATTGGCTCCATTATTGTTTTTGTCTGTTCTGAGTGGCCGTATGAGCTAAGCAAATGGTTTTGGAGTCCAAATACCAGGGTTTTCCCCCAAACTGCTGGCAAAACTGCCTATAGTTTTGCTTCCAAAACCTTCTCACCTGCCACTATCTTCACACATTATATAAGATCCATTTCCTTACATTGGGCACCATCAAAATTCGAAAGCCAAAATCTATTTTACATCTTCCGAACTTCCAAATTCCCAATTATTTCAGATCCAATTTAGAGCAAGAAAGCAGTATGAGTGCAACAAGTAAAGCTTCTTGGATGGTGGCAGCTAGTATTGGTGCAGTTGAGGCCTTGAAAGACCAAGGTGTTTGTAGATGGAACTATCCTCTAAGGTCACTTCACCAGCATGCGAAAAACAATATCAGATCATACTATCAAGCCAAGAAACTCTCAGCTCAGTCTTCCTCGGCTATATCTAGTAAAGTGAACAACGAGAAGCTAAAGCAGAGTGAAGAGTCTTTGAGAAAAGTCATGTATTTGAGTTGTTGGGGTCCTAACTGATCCCCCCTACACTTCTTGTAAATATATGGCCAAGTTTTGAATCAATATAAATTGCTTCATCCCAAATTTTTGTCTGTTATACTTATCCCAACCAATTTCATTTCACTAATGGTCGATTTAGGACAGCAGTCGGAGCTTTTAAGTATTCAACTTTTATAGTCATTTTTGCCGAGAATCGCTGATACTTGTATATTTGTGACATgttcctctttgtttttatCTTAGTTTTTTATGGGTATATTTGGGTTATAGAATGAATTGAATTTGGTCGGATTTGAACAGGATAAAGCTGAACTGAGAGAGATTcaaatgatttttgtttagCCATTTTAAAGTACCTGATAAAAGAAACGTGATAAAatctttctttgatttctacCGGTGAAAATAAATTGCAATCAGAAAATGTAAAGGGGGGTTTCTGTAGAGTTTTGGATGAGTTCTACAATGACAAGAAGCAGATAAGCATTTTATGAAAATTGCCACCTTGTCTGTCACCAGTAAGGACGGAGCCAGAATTTG
This genomic window contains:
- the LOC126694861 gene encoding uncharacterized protein LOC126694861 — encoded protein: MSATSKASWMVAASIGAVEALKDQGVCRWNYPLRSLHQHAKNNIRSYYQAKKLSAQSSSAISSKVNNEKLKQSEESLRKVMYLSCWGPN